DNA from Funiculus sociatus GB2-C1:
ACACCAGCGCAGATTGGGGCGTTTATGATCGCCCACCGAATTAAGCGTCCTACAGGCGAAGAATTAGCTGGGATGCTGGATGCTTGCGACCAACTGGGGCCAAAGTTGCAACCGATTGACTCCCAGCGACCAGTTATAGTTTTAGGAACGCCCTACGATGGGCGATCGCGTACCGCCCCTGTGACTCCATTAACGGCTTTGATTCTGGCAACCGCAGGGCAACAAGTGGTGATGCACGGCGGCGGCCGGATGCCCACCAAAGAAGGCTTGCCGCTGGTTGAGATTTGGCAGGGTTTAGGCGTTGATTGGAGTGGGCTATCTTTAGCGCAAACCCAGCAAGTCTTCGAGACGACCAAAATAGGATTTATCTATTTGCCATCGCATTTTCCCCTCGCAGCTTCCTTGGTTCCCTACCGCGACCAAATTGGCAAACGTCCTCCCTTTGCAACGATGGAGTTGATGTGGTGTCCCTACGCAGGAGTTGCACACGTTATAGCAGGTTTTGTGCATCCTCCCACAGAAGGAATGTTTCAAGGTGCCTCGGCGTTGCGAGGCAAACCGCAGTATTTTACGACAGTGAAGGGATTAGAGGGTAGCTGCGATTTACCACGCGATCGCACCCCCATCATTGGCACCTGGCAACCCGGTTCGGATCTAGAACGCATCATCTTGCATCCCCGCGACTACGGTTTTGAAGGCAAGGAAGTACCCCTAGACGAAAAAGCTTTAGTGCCACAAATGCAGCTAGTATTGCAAGGCAAACCAGGCGAATTCACGCAAGCTGCTATCTGGAACGGCGGATTTTACCTGTGGCATAGCGGTGTAGCGACAGATTTATCATCCGGCTTAGCTGAAGCAGAAAACTTGTTAAAAAGCGGTCAGGTTGCTCAGAAACTACAGGAGATTAGCAAGGCTGTTGCTTCTTTAAGCGTGTTTGAAAAATATCTATCAGAGACTGGAGACTTGACGAGTGGGGGTTAGCCCGATCGTCATCTGATGAATCAGTTGCAGCAATCCCAGAAAATTTTTACACAAGGCATAGCGTAGGGCTTAATGCGATTTTGTGAGAACACCCACACGAAATGCCCTGCATAAATGCAACAGGAAATTAACTGCTACTCATGGCTTTACGCCGCTGTAGCCTTAAGCCGATGCCAGTTAGAGCAAATAATCCTAGTGCCGCAACGGTTCCAGGTTCGGGGATAGTTTCGCCCGCCAGTGGAGGTGTACTGGTAGGAGAACGACGAACCAGCGATGCCTGCTCATAAGCATAAGCTAAGCCAAGCAGCGTTGGCTCTGTGTAAGCCTTACCTAAGAAGCTGATGCCGAAGGGTGCCAAGTTTGCTTGATATCCGGCCGGAACAATAATGGTGGGATATCCCGCCTTAGCTCCGATTGATGCGCCTCTGGTTCCAGTAAACAGAACAGCATCCAGATCGTAAGTGTCGATGAGGAAGTCAAGCCCTTGTTCTTTTGCAAGGCGCAGGTCTGTCGCCCGATCGCTGAGGTACTTGATTGTATCGTCGCTTGCTGGCGACAGGTCGATCGCTTCCGATGCCAAAGCACGAGTCT
Protein-coding regions in this window:
- a CDS encoding anthranilate phosphoribosyltransferase family protein, with protein sequence MSNAFREILRKIGSGPHTGENMTRFEAAEATRMMLLQEATPAQIGAFMIAHRIKRPTGEELAGMLDACDQLGPKLQPIDSQRPVIVLGTPYDGRSRTAPVTPLTALILATAGQQVVMHGGGRMPTKEGLPLVEIWQGLGVDWSGLSLAQTQQVFETTKIGFIYLPSHFPLAASLVPYRDQIGKRPPFATMELMWCPYAGVAHVIAGFVHPPTEGMFQGASALRGKPQYFTTVKGLEGSCDLPRDRTPIIGTWQPGSDLERIILHPRDYGFEGKEVPLDEKALVPQMQLVLQGKPGEFTQAAIWNGGFYLWHSGVATDLSSGLAEAENLLKSGQVAQKLQEISKAVASLSVFEKYLSETGDLTSGG